A region from the Brassica napus cultivar Da-Ae chromosome C8, Da-Ae, whole genome shotgun sequence genome encodes:
- the LOC111208714 gene encoding putative defensin-like protein 128, protein MYTHNSYINRDYIYMYWSIKMTKFTTLAIFIVLFLGMVAKETQGQHICRQILLNDNCDGPTCSALCDQKLGGTGQCYRTVDKRFICLCNYICKS, encoded by the exons atgTACACGCacaattcatatataaatagaGATTATATTTACATGTACTGGTCTATAAAAATGACAAAATTCACGACTCTTGCGATCTTCATCGTCTTATTTCTAG GGATGGTGGCGAAAGAGACACAAGGACAGCATATCTGTCGTCAGATTCTCTTAAACGACAACTGCGATGGACCCACGTGCTCAGCTCTGTGTGACCAGAAATTGGGTGGAACTGGCCAGTGTTACCGAACCGTTGACAAACGCTTTATTTGCCTCTGCAATTATATTTGCAAGAGTTGA